GCAGAGGATTTTGGCGTCCTGCGGTTTTTCTTCCAGGAACTCGGCCAGCGCCTTGGCGACGATGTCTTCCACCGGCGCGCGCACCTCGCTGGAGACCAGCTTGTCCTTGGTCTGGCTGCTGAACTTGGGCTCGGGCACTTTCACGCTCAGCACGCAGCACAGGCCCTCGCGCATGTCGTCGCCCGACACTTCGACCTTGGCCTTTTTCGCCAGCTCGTTCTGCTCGATGTATTTGCCAATCACCCGCGTCATGGCGGCGCGCAGGCCGGTGAGGTGGGTGCCGCCGTCACGCTGCGGGATGTTGTTGGTAAAACAGAGGACTTGCTCGTTGTAGCCGTCGTTCCACTGCATGGCCACTTCCACGCCGATTTCGGTGCCGGGGATGCCGCCGTAGCTCTCGGCCGGGCGGGTGCCGGTGGCGTAAAACGCCGTGGGGTGCAACACTTTTTTGTTGGCGTTGACGAACTTGACGAAGCCGAGCACGCCGCCGGCGCCAGAAAAATCGTCTTCCTTGCCCGTGCGCTCGTCGAGCAGGCGGATGCGCACGCCGTTGTTCAAAAAGGACAGCTCGCGCAGGCGCTTGGCCAGGATTTCGTAGTGGAAGTCGTGGTTCTCTTTGAAGATGTCGGTGTCGGGCAGGAAGTGCACCTCGGTGCCGCGCTTGTCGGTGGCGCCCGTGACCTTCATGGGCGAGACTTCAAAGCCGTCCACCGTTTCAATCAGGCGGTTTTGCACAAAGCCGCGCGCAAACTCGATCTGGTGCACCTTGCCGTCGCGGCGCACCGTCAGGCGCAGCCATTTGGAGAGGGCGTTGACGCACGACACGCCCACGCCGTGTAGGCCGCCCGAGACCTTGTAGCTGTTCTGGTTGAACTTGCCGCCGGCGTGCAGCTCGGTCAGCGCGATTTCGGCGGCGCTGCGCTTGGGCTCGTGCTTGTCGTCCATCTTCACGCCCGTGGGGATGCCCCGGCCGTTGTCGGTGACGCTGATGGAGTTGTCGGTGTGGATGGTGACGACGATGTCGTCGCAATGCCCGGCCAGGGCTTCGTCGATGGAGTTGTCCACCACCTCGAACACCAGGTGGTGCAGGCCGGTGCCGTCGGACGTATCGCCGATGTACATGCCGGGGCGCTTGCGCACGGCCTCCAGGCCCTCCAGGATCTGGATGGCGCCTTCGCCGTAGCCGTTGGCATCGTCGGGGGTGGGTACGGGCTGGTTCGCGTCGGTCATGTAAGCGCCTTGGGGAGCCTGCAGCGCCGTTTCTGGGGCTGCAAATTTGAATCAAATACGCTGCTAGCGCTTATGTATCAAGCGCTAGCAGCTATAAAAATAATAGCAAATCGTCAGATCCGCATGGGCATGACGACGTACTTGAAGCTCTGCTGCTCGGGGATGGTGAAGAGCACCGAGCTGTTGCCGTCCTGCAGCGCCAGCTGCACCATGTCCTGGCCCATGTTGGCCAGCACGTCGATGAGGTAGGTGACGTTGAAGCCAATCTCTATGCTCTCGCCGCCGTAGTCGATGTCGAGTTCGTCCTGCGCCTCTTCCTGCTCGGCGTTGGTGCTGGCCACGCGCAGGCTGCCCGGTTCGATGTTCAGGCGCACGCCCTTGAACTTGTCGCTGGTCATGATGGCCGTGCGCTGCAGGCAGGCCAGCAGCGGCGCGCGCCCGAGGGTGATGGTGTTGTGGTGGTTGCGCGGGATGACGCGGTTGTAGTCGGGGAATTTGCCCTCGACCAATTTGGTCACGAACTCCATGCCGCCAAAGCTGAACTTGGCCTGGTTGTTGGCAAACTGCATTTCGATCGCGCCGTCGGCGTCGGAGAGCAGGCGCTGCAGCTCCAGCACCGTCTTGCGCGGCAGGATGACCTCTTGCTTGGGCACTTCGGCATCGAGCTCGGCGCTGGCAAAGGCCAGGCGGTGGCCATCGGTGGCGACCAGGGACAGGGTTTTGCCCTCGGCGACGAACAAAATGCCGTTGAGGTAAAAGCGGATGTCCTGGATCGCCATGGCGAACGAGACTTGGCCCAGCAAGCGCTTGAGCGTCTTTTGCGGCACGCTGAACGCGGGGCCAAAGGCGGGCGACTCTTGCACCAGCGGAAAGTCCTCGGCCGCCAGGGTTTGCAGCGTGAAGCGGCTTTTCCCGCCCTTCAAGATCAGCTTGGACTGGCTGCTCTCCAGGCTCACCGTCTGGTCGCTGGGCATGGTTTTCAGAATGTCGATCAGCTTGCGCGCGCCGACGGTGGTGCTGAAGTCGCCCACATCGCCGCCGAGCTCGGCCGTGGTGCGAATCTGGATCTCCAGGTCGCTGGTGGTGAGCTGCAGCGCGTTGCCGGTCTTCTTGATCAGCACGTTGGCCAGGATCGGCATGGTGTGGCGGCGCTCGACGATGCCGCAGACGGCTTGCAGTACGGCAAGCACCTTGTCTTGGGTGGCCTTCAGGACAATCATGTCAACCTCTTGGATAGGGGGCAGTGGACGGGCGCTTGTATTTTGATAGCAAGGCCGAAATGCTCAGCGTGCCATTGTGCCCGTTTGGTAGGAGATTTTGCCAACCCGGCGGGTCAGCCTTTGAGGGTTTGTTCCAGCACATGCAGCTGCTGGTTCAGTTCGGTGTTGGTCTGGCGCTCGCCGGCCATCTTGCGCACCGCATGCAGCACCGTGGTGTGGTCGCGGCCGCCAAACAGCTCGCCGATCTCGGGCAGGCTTTTTTGCGTCAGCTCCTTGGCCAGGTACATGGCAATCTGGCGCGGGCGCGCAATGCTCGCCGGGCGCTTCTTGCTGTACATGTCGGCGACCTTGATCTTGTAGTAATCGGCCACCGTTTTCTGGATGTTTTCCACGCTGATCTGGCGGTTTTGGATACTGAGCAGGTCGCGCAGCGCCTCGCGCGCCAGCTGGATGGAGACTTCCTTCTGGTTGAAGCGCGAATAGGCCAGGATTTTGCGCAGCGCACCCTCTAACTCGCGCACGTTCGAGCGCACGTTCTTGGCGACGAAAAACGCCACCTCCTCGGGCATCTCGGCCTTTTCGGCGCGCGCCTTGTTGATCAGGATGGCCACGCGCATCTCCAGCTCGGGCGGCTCGATGGCCACCGTCAGCCCCGAGTCAAAGCGCGAGACCAGGCGCTCGTGGATGTTCGTCAGGCCCTTGGGGT
This DNA window, taken from Acidovorax sp. HDW3, encodes the following:
- the dnaN gene encoding DNA polymerase III subunit beta, yielding MIVLKATQDKVLAVLQAVCGIVERRHTMPILANVLIKKTGNALQLTTSDLEIQIRTTAELGGDVGDFSTTVGARKLIDILKTMPSDQTVSLESSQSKLILKGGKSRFTLQTLAAEDFPLVQESPAFGPAFSVPQKTLKRLLGQVSFAMAIQDIRFYLNGILFVAEGKTLSLVATDGHRLAFASAELDAEVPKQEVILPRKTVLELQRLLSDADGAIEMQFANNQAKFSFGGMEFVTKLVEGKFPDYNRVIPRNHHNTITLGRAPLLACLQRTAIMTSDKFKGVRLNIEPGSLRVASTNAEQEEAQDELDIDYGGESIEIGFNVTYLIDVLANMGQDMVQLALQDGNSSVLFTIPEQQSFKYVVMPMRI